In the Azospirillum formosense genome, one interval contains:
- a CDS encoding ABC transporter ATP-binding protein, translated as MTATTEPTINRQPLLRADDLTMTFGGITAVKDFSFHIEPGEIVGLIGPNGAGKTTCFNMLTGFYAPSNGRVRFKGQDITNRKPHAIARLGLVRSFQKTNVMKRLTVFENVLTGHYMASRQSLLATFFPGEAVRRAEREARESAAAIVETMGLAQRMNAPAHLLSCGELRLLEVAVALAAKPSLLMLDEPAAGLNSHEAGTFGAVLKTLIGRSIDALLIVEHNMDLVMSVSDRIVVLNFGRKLAEGRPAEIIENRQVAEAYLGKAAA; from the coding sequence ATGACGGCGACAACCGAGCCGACCATCAACCGGCAGCCGCTGCTGCGCGCCGACGACCTGACCATGACCTTCGGCGGCATCACGGCGGTGAAGGACTTCAGCTTCCACATCGAGCCCGGCGAGATCGTCGGCCTGATCGGCCCCAACGGCGCCGGCAAGACGACCTGCTTCAACATGCTGACCGGCTTCTACGCGCCGAGCAATGGGCGGGTCCGCTTCAAGGGGCAGGACATCACCAACCGCAAGCCCCACGCCATCGCCCGGCTCGGCCTCGTGCGCAGCTTCCAGAAGACCAACGTCATGAAGCGGCTGACGGTCTTCGAGAATGTGCTGACCGGCCATTACATGGCGAGCCGGCAATCCCTCCTCGCCACCTTCTTCCCCGGCGAGGCGGTGCGCCGCGCCGAGCGCGAGGCGCGGGAGAGCGCCGCGGCCATCGTCGAGACCATGGGCCTCGCCCAGCGCATGAACGCCCCGGCGCATCTGCTGTCCTGCGGCGAACTGCGCCTGCTGGAGGTCGCGGTGGCGCTGGCCGCCAAGCCCAGCCTGCTGATGCTCGACGAACCCGCCGCCGGGCTGAACAGCCACGAGGCCGGGACCTTCGGCGCCGTTCTGAAGACGCTGATCGGGCGCAGCATCGACGCGCTGCTGATCGTGGAGCACAACATGGATCTGGTCATGTCGGTGTCCGACCGGATCGTCGTCCTCAACTTCGGCCGCAAGCTGGCCGAGGGCCGGCCGGCCGAGATCATTGAAAACCGGCAGGTCGCCGAAGCCTATCTCGGAAAGGCCGCCGCATGA
- a CDS encoding branched-chain amino acid ABC transporter permease, translated as MTLERNILLAFLAGAALLPFAVSDQYILHLAIMALFYAVLASSLNLVVGYVGEFSLGHTAFLGTGAYTAALLSTQAGMPMWVTIPLAGLVSAVFGFAIGAITLRLQGPYFVIVTLSFAEVLRIVANNWIAVTNGPMGLAGVGQTLFGDVAVTDKAGFFLIVLGIAAVALYLSYRFVYSNAGRAAVAVRENRYVAQSIGVDPFGTAMQAFVLGAFLAGLAGGFYAHYISFVGPEVFRFAFMATMIIMVLLGGKGTLIGPLAGAVIVTVLEEYLREVQELRLTLFGLIVMAIVLFLPNGLMGFIALRREQQAAKPTLNAAKERTV; from the coding sequence ATGACCCTGGAACGCAACATCCTCCTGGCCTTTCTGGCGGGGGCGGCGCTTCTGCCCTTCGCGGTGTCGGACCAGTACATCCTGCACCTCGCCATCATGGCGCTGTTCTACGCGGTGCTGGCGAGCAGCCTCAATCTGGTGGTCGGCTATGTCGGCGAGTTCTCGCTGGGCCACACCGCCTTCCTCGGCACCGGGGCCTACACGGCGGCGCTGCTGTCCACCCAGGCCGGGATGCCGATGTGGGTGACGATCCCTCTGGCCGGGCTGGTCTCCGCCGTCTTCGGCTTCGCCATCGGGGCGATCACGCTGCGCCTGCAAGGCCCCTATTTCGTGATCGTCACCCTGTCCTTCGCCGAGGTGCTGCGCATCGTCGCCAACAACTGGATCGCGGTGACCAACGGCCCGATGGGTCTGGCGGGCGTCGGCCAGACCCTTTTCGGGGACGTGGCCGTCACCGACAAGGCGGGCTTCTTCCTGATCGTGCTGGGCATCGCCGCGGTGGCGCTCTACCTCTCCTACCGCTTCGTCTATTCGAACGCCGGCCGGGCGGCGGTGGCGGTGCGCGAGAACCGCTACGTCGCGCAGTCCATCGGCGTCGATCCCTTCGGCACGGCCATGCAGGCCTTCGTGCTGGGCGCCTTCCTGGCCGGCTTGGCCGGTGGCTTCTACGCCCACTACATCTCCTTCGTCGGGCCGGAGGTGTTCCGCTTCGCCTTCATGGCGACGATGATCATCATGGTTCTTCTGGGCGGCAAGGGCACGCTGATCGGCCCCCTGGCCGGCGCGGTGATCGTGACCGTGCTGGAGGAATATCTGCGCGAGGTGCAGGAACTCCGCCTCACCCTGTTCGGGCTGATCGTCATGGCCATCGTCCTGTTCCTGCCCAACGGCCTGATGGGCTTCATCGCCCTGCGCCGCGAGCAGCAGGCCGCCAAGCCGACCCTCAACGCCGCGAAGGAGCGCACCGTATGA
- a CDS encoding branched-chain amino acid ABC transporter permease, which yields MDLFPQFLANGLVMGVFYALSALGLTLIFGLMRVVNFAHGEFYMLGGVSGWFVTNYLGLDFFSGLIVVAAFMAAVGWLVDRFLIERVRGQGEEPGILLTIGLSIFLVNGTLLLVGPAPMKVAGAVAEGPLFFGPIAVTKLRLLAVAVGIALIVGAHLLIRRTRLGAAMRATFQDPMAASLAGIRTGHVYAATFALGCTLAALSGMLLASIYSAQASVGGLISLKSFVVVILGGMGSFAGAIAGGLLLGVAEAMWGGYVSMGMVDVIGFVLVILILLFRPQGLFSIRTERA from the coding sequence ATGGATCTCTTTCCGCAGTTCCTGGCCAACGGGCTGGTGATGGGCGTGTTCTACGCGCTCTCCGCCCTCGGCCTGACGCTGATCTTCGGCCTGATGCGCGTGGTCAACTTCGCCCATGGCGAATTCTACATGCTGGGCGGGGTCAGCGGCTGGTTCGTCACCAATTACCTGGGTCTCGACTTCTTCAGCGGCCTGATCGTGGTCGCCGCCTTCATGGCCGCCGTCGGCTGGCTGGTCGACCGTTTCCTGATCGAGCGGGTGCGCGGCCAGGGTGAGGAGCCGGGCATCCTGCTGACCATCGGCCTGTCGATCTTCCTGGTCAACGGCACGCTCCTGCTGGTCGGCCCGGCGCCCATGAAGGTGGCCGGTGCCGTGGCCGAAGGGCCGCTGTTCTTCGGCCCGATCGCGGTGACCAAGCTGCGCCTGCTGGCCGTGGCGGTGGGCATCGCCCTGATCGTCGGCGCCCATCTGCTGATCCGCCGGACCCGGCTGGGGGCGGCGATGCGCGCCACCTTCCAGGACCCGATGGCGGCCAGCCTCGCCGGCATCCGCACCGGCCACGTCTACGCCGCCACCTTCGCGCTGGGCTGCACGCTGGCCGCCCTGTCGGGGATGCTGCTGGCCTCCATCTACTCCGCCCAGGCGTCGGTCGGCGGGCTCATCAGCCTGAAGAGCTTCGTCGTGGTGATCCTCGGCGGCATGGGCAGCTTCGCGGGCGCCATCGCCGGGGGCCTGCTGCTGGGCGTCGCCGAGGCGATGTGGGGCGGCTACGTCTCCATGGGCATGGTGGACGTGATCGGCTTCGTCCTGGTCATCCTGATCCTGCTGTTCCGGCCCCAGGGCCTGTTCTCGATCCGCACGGAAAGGGCCTGA
- a CDS encoding penicillin-binding protein activator: MRNVVLGGLLLTGIAASVPAQAQDTVRIGLVQPLTGSVAYNGKSVVEGARLAVEEMNAAGGVLGKKIELIVEDGQCTPANSVNAVEKLVQKDKVVTLVGAFCSSATAAIMPVAQKYKLPLITGVSSKASLTEQGNPYFFRAAETDALMAEAFAKILANDLKLTKVAYIGVNDDWGRGGVEEFSRDLTALGVKTVLTEYFDHGATDFFTLLTKLRAAKPDGVFVAAETQDGSILVKQIREMGLDTKVFGVGSWATADFINLTGEAAEGIHAAVPYASSMDTPRNQAFVQKYQAKYGIKPGKYGAAGYNALNIAGQAIARAGGTDAEAIRASLAKTSYEAPNGVYKFTDKGQAYGFDAVLVRIEKGEPKVIASTPVDAPH; this comes from the coding sequence ATGAGAAACGTGGTTCTGGGCGGCCTGCTGTTGACCGGCATCGCCGCGTCGGTTCCGGCGCAGGCGCAGGACACGGTCAGGATCGGGCTGGTCCAGCCGCTGACCGGATCGGTCGCCTACAACGGCAAGTCCGTGGTGGAAGGCGCCCGGCTCGCCGTCGAGGAAATGAACGCCGCGGGGGGCGTCCTCGGCAAGAAGATCGAACTGATCGTCGAGGACGGCCAGTGCACCCCGGCCAACTCGGTCAACGCCGTCGAGAAGCTGGTGCAGAAGGACAAGGTCGTCACGCTGGTCGGCGCCTTCTGCAGTTCCGCCACCGCGGCGATCATGCCGGTGGCACAGAAATACAAGCTGCCGCTGATCACCGGCGTGTCGTCGAAGGCCAGCCTGACGGAGCAGGGCAACCCCTACTTCTTCCGCGCCGCCGAGACGGACGCGCTGATGGCGGAAGCCTTTGCCAAGATCCTCGCCAACGACCTGAAGCTGACCAAGGTCGCCTACATCGGCGTCAACGACGACTGGGGCCGCGGCGGCGTCGAGGAGTTCTCCCGAGACCTGACGGCGCTGGGCGTCAAGACGGTGCTGACCGAGTATTTCGACCACGGCGCCACCGACTTCTTCACGCTGCTGACCAAGCTGCGCGCCGCCAAGCCGGACGGCGTGTTCGTCGCCGCGGAGACGCAGGACGGCTCCATCCTGGTCAAGCAGATCCGCGAGATGGGGCTGGACACCAAGGTGTTCGGCGTCGGCTCCTGGGCCACCGCCGACTTCATCAACCTGACCGGCGAGGCCGCGGAGGGCATCCACGCCGCCGTCCCCTACGCCTCCAGCATGGACACCCCGCGCAACCAGGCCTTCGTCCAGAAATATCAGGCGAAGTACGGCATCAAGCCCGGCAAGTACGGCGCCGCCGGCTACAACGCGCTGAACATCGCCGGACAGGCCATCGCGCGGGCCGGCGGCACCGACGCCGAGGCCATCCGGGCGTCGCTCGCCAAGACCAGCTACGAGGCGCCGAACGGCGTCTACAAGTTCACCGACAAGGGCCAGGCCTATGGCTTCGACGCGGTGCTGGTGCGGATCGAGAAGGGCGAACCGAAGGTGATCGCCTCCACCCCGGTGGACGCGCCGCACTGA
- a CDS encoding amidohydrolase/deacetylase family metallohydrolase, whose amino-acid sequence MSETHTFDLVLRGGRILDPANGLDLVGDLAVAKGRIAAVAERLPDDAADTILDVSGKLVTPGLIDTHAHVFEKVTGRFGLNPDMVGVRSGVSTLVDQGGPSLMTLPAFRRFIAEPARSRTLCFLSAYLVGGLEGHYYPQLYRPDCVDVNATIRVGRENRDIVKGIKAHAEVGGASRWGLDVIKQAKRIADGIGVPLYVHLGQLWPEVEGGEAVDPDMLVEELVPLLDPRDILAHPFTRHPGGFISTRTGEVHPVIYKALERGLTVDVGHGSHFSFEMARRTLAAGILPYTLGADLHGYNVKAPTAGAGGDREANPFYGVAPFSLTHAMTELLTLGMALGDVLKTVTSNPAAMLGMTDEIGALTPGMAADVAVLEVKAGRWQLSDNSGERVTAPEMIVPAFSLRDGVMQEVDSPLLPKPIPVAA is encoded by the coding sequence ATGTCAGAGACGCACACGTTCGACCTCGTGCTCCGCGGCGGACGGATTCTCGATCCGGCCAACGGGCTGGATCTGGTCGGCGATCTGGCGGTCGCGAAAGGCCGCATCGCGGCGGTGGCGGAACGGCTGCCCGACGATGCCGCCGACACCATCCTTGATGTCTCCGGAAAGCTCGTGACGCCGGGCCTGATCGACACCCACGCGCACGTCTTCGAGAAGGTCACCGGGCGCTTCGGGCTGAACCCGGACATGGTGGGCGTGCGCTCCGGCGTGTCGACGCTGGTCGACCAGGGCGGGCCGAGCCTGATGACCCTGCCGGCCTTCCGCCGCTTCATCGCCGAGCCGGCGCGCTCGCGCACGCTGTGCTTCCTGTCGGCCTATCTGGTCGGCGGGCTGGAGGGCCATTACTACCCGCAGCTCTACCGTCCGGATTGCGTCGATGTGAACGCCACCATCCGCGTCGGGCGCGAGAACCGCGACATCGTCAAGGGCATCAAGGCCCACGCCGAGGTCGGCGGCGCCTCGCGCTGGGGCCTGGACGTCATCAAGCAGGCCAAGCGCATCGCCGACGGCATCGGCGTGCCGCTCTACGTCCATCTCGGCCAGCTCTGGCCGGAGGTGGAGGGCGGCGAGGCCGTCGATCCCGACATGCTGGTGGAGGAGCTGGTCCCGCTGCTCGATCCGCGCGACATCCTGGCCCATCCCTTTACCCGTCATCCCGGCGGCTTCATCTCCACCCGCACCGGCGAGGTGCATCCGGTCATTTACAAGGCGCTGGAGCGCGGGCTGACCGTGGACGTCGGCCACGGCTCGCATTTCAGCTTCGAGATGGCGCGGCGGACGCTGGCGGCGGGCATCCTGCCCTACACGCTGGGCGCCGACCTGCACGGTTACAACGTGAAGGCCCCGACGGCGGGCGCCGGCGGCGACCGCGAGGCCAACCCCTTCTACGGCGTCGCCCCCTTCAGCCTGACCCACGCGATGACCGAGCTTCTGACGCTGGGCATGGCGCTGGGCGACGTTCTGAAGACGGTGACCAGCAACCCCGCCGCCATGCTTGGCATGACCGACGAGATCGGCGCGCTGACTCCGGGCATGGCCGCCGACGTGGCGGTTCTGGAGGTCAAGGCCGGCCGCTGGCAGCTCAGCGACAACAGCGGCGAGCGGGTGACCGCGCCGGAGATGATCGTTCCGGCCTTCTCGCTGCGCGACGGCGTGATGCAGGAGGTGGACAGCCCGCTGCTGCCGAAGCCGATTCCGGTCGCGGCGTGA
- a CDS encoding gamma-glutamyltransferase — MLNTPRSRRGMVTSPHHLASQAGLQILRDGGTAVEAAVAVAAALAVVYPHMTGIGGDGFWLIAEPGRDPVAIDACGGAGKAVSLDLYRRHGHETVPWRGPLAANTVAGTIDGWREALAVSAGWAAPLPLARILEEAIAHAEQGIPVTASQEGLTRQKLHELKDVPGFKDTFLPGGAVPLEGSTLKQPALAATLRRLAAEGLDSFYRGPLAASIAADLQRAGSPVDAADLAAHAAHRRPALSVGVRGARLFNHPPPTQGLASLMILALFDRLGVTEGEGFDHIHGLIEATKQAFLVRDREVGDPVYMGREAQTFLDDAVLDGLAANIDRARALPWPHVAKPGDTVWLGVIDGQGRAVSMIQSVYFEFGSGLVLPETGITWQNRGASFRLAEDGWNALAPGRKPFHTLNPAMARFDDGRGMVYGTMGGEGQPQTQAAVFSRYGMFGQGLQAAVTAPRWLLGRTWGEDSVTLKLESRFDPALVAALRDAGHAVELLDPFTSTMGHAGAIVRHADGTLEGATDPRSDGAVAAW, encoded by the coding sequence ATGCTGAACACGCCGCGCAGCCGCCGGGGAATGGTCACCTCCCCGCATCATCTCGCCAGCCAGGCCGGGCTCCAGATCCTGCGCGACGGCGGCACCGCCGTCGAGGCGGCGGTCGCGGTCGCCGCGGCTCTGGCCGTCGTCTACCCGCACATGACCGGCATCGGCGGCGACGGCTTCTGGCTGATCGCCGAGCCGGGGCGCGATCCCGTCGCCATCGACGCCTGCGGCGGGGCGGGTAAGGCGGTCTCGCTCGACCTCTACCGGCGCCACGGCCACGAGACGGTGCCCTGGCGCGGGCCGCTGGCGGCGAACACGGTCGCCGGCACCATCGACGGCTGGCGCGAGGCGCTGGCCGTCAGCGCCGGCTGGGCCGCCCCGCTGCCGCTCGCCCGCATCCTTGAGGAGGCCATCGCCCACGCCGAGCAGGGCATCCCGGTCACCGCCAGCCAGGAAGGGCTGACCCGCCAGAAGCTGCACGAATTGAAGGACGTTCCCGGCTTCAAGGACACCTTCCTGCCGGGCGGCGCCGTGCCGCTGGAAGGCTCCACGCTGAAGCAGCCGGCGCTGGCCGCCACGCTGCGCCGGCTGGCGGCGGAGGGTCTGGACAGCTTCTACCGCGGGCCGCTCGCCGCCTCCATCGCGGCGGATCTGCAGCGCGCCGGCTCGCCGGTGGACGCGGCGGATCTCGCGGCCCACGCGGCGCACCGCCGCCCGGCCCTGTCGGTGGGCGTGCGCGGGGCGCGGCTGTTCAACCACCCGCCGCCGACGCAGGGTCTGGCCTCGCTGATGATCCTCGCCTTGTTCGACCGGCTGGGCGTGACCGAGGGCGAAGGCTTTGACCACATCCACGGTCTGATCGAGGCGACCAAGCAGGCCTTCCTGGTGCGCGACCGCGAGGTCGGCGACCCGGTCTACATGGGACGGGAGGCCCAGACGTTTCTCGACGACGCGGTGCTGGACGGTCTGGCCGCCAACATCGACCGCGCCCGCGCGCTGCCCTGGCCGCATGTCGCCAAGCCGGGCGACACGGTGTGGCTGGGCGTGATCGACGGGCAGGGCCGCGCCGTCAGCATGATCCAGAGCGTCTATTTCGAATTCGGCTCGGGCCTCGTCCTGCCGGAGACCGGGATCACTTGGCAGAACCGTGGCGCCTCCTTCCGTCTGGCGGAGGATGGCTGGAACGCGCTGGCTCCGGGGCGCAAGCCCTTCCACACGCTGAACCCGGCGATGGCCCGCTTCGACGACGGGCGCGGCATGGTCTACGGCACCATGGGCGGGGAGGGGCAGCCGCAGACCCAGGCCGCCGTCTTCTCCCGCTACGGGATGTTCGGGCAGGGCCTGCAGGCCGCCGTCACCGCGCCGCGCTGGCTGCTCGGCCGCACCTGGGGCGAGGACAGCGTGACGCTGAAGCTGGAAAGCCGCTTCGACCCCGCCCTGGTCGCCGCCCTGCGCGACGCCGGGCACGCGGTCGAACTGCTCGACCCGTTCACGAGCACCATGGGGCATGCGGGCGCCATCGTCCGCCATGCCGACGGAACGCTGGAGGGGGCGACCGATCCCCGCAGCGACGGCGCGGTCGCCGCCTGGTGA
- a CDS encoding ABC transporter substrate-binding protein yields the protein MRTMKTTALLLSAALLAPGVAFAQETIKIGVTQPLTGAVAASGNYVANGARVAEEVVNANGGVLGKKIQLIIEDNKSNPKEAVASAEKLIVRDKVPVLMGAWSSTFTLAVMPKLVEYGVPLVVETSSSTKITTSGNPWVFRIAPTSAMEAKSFAEKLDHFQPAIQKADFLAVNNDFGRGSADEFRKMLQAKGVKIGVTETMAPEATDLSAQLSSIKQSGGDTLFVTTGVEQITLILKQAAELRLPHRIITNGGSSSPDQLIAQAGAAADGGYFTLFFAPWFPEKAVHPTVAKTFVDGWNKKGYDFAGLTEGYRGFDGIMTIVEAIKTAGKAEPQAIRDALWTVKLAGVNGDIAFKKDGPEGKESGQNEANVYVVQVKDGKVTMP from the coding sequence ATGCGGACGATGAAGACCACGGCGTTGCTTCTGAGCGCCGCGCTGCTGGCGCCGGGCGTGGCCTTTGCGCAGGAGACGATCAAGATCGGCGTGACCCAGCCGCTGACCGGCGCGGTCGCCGCGTCAGGCAACTACGTGGCCAACGGCGCGCGGGTGGCGGAGGAGGTCGTGAACGCCAACGGCGGCGTTCTCGGCAAGAAGATCCAGCTGATCATCGAGGACAACAAGAGCAACCCGAAGGAGGCCGTCGCCTCCGCCGAGAAGCTGATCGTGCGCGACAAGGTCCCGGTGCTGATGGGCGCCTGGAGTTCCACCTTCACCCTGGCGGTGATGCCGAAGCTGGTGGAGTACGGCGTGCCGCTGGTGGTCGAGACCTCCTCCTCGACCAAGATCACCACCTCGGGCAACCCGTGGGTCTTCCGCATCGCCCCGACCTCCGCCATGGAGGCCAAGTCCTTCGCGGAGAAGCTGGACCATTTCCAGCCGGCCATCCAGAAGGCTGATTTCCTGGCGGTGAACAACGACTTCGGGCGCGGCTCGGCGGACGAGTTCCGCAAGATGCTCCAGGCCAAGGGCGTCAAGATCGGCGTCACCGAGACGATGGCGCCGGAGGCCACCGACCTGTCGGCCCAGCTTTCCAGCATCAAGCAGTCGGGCGGCGACACGCTGTTCGTCACCACCGGCGTCGAGCAGATCACCCTGATCCTGAAGCAGGCGGCCGAGCTGCGCCTGCCGCACCGGATCATCACCAACGGTGGTTCCTCCTCCCCCGACCAGCTCATCGCACAGGCGGGCGCGGCGGCGGACGGCGGCTACTTCACCCTGTTCTTCGCCCCCTGGTTCCCGGAGAAGGCGGTGCACCCGACGGTCGCCAAGACCTTCGTCGATGGCTGGAACAAGAAGGGCTACGACTTCGCCGGCCTGACCGAGGGCTACCGCGGCTTTGACGGCATCATGACCATCGTGGAAGCCATCAAGACGGCCGGCAAGGCCGAGCCGCAGGCCATCCGCGACGCGCTGTGGACGGTGAAGCTGGCCGGCGTGAACGGCGACATCGCCTTCAAGAAGGACGGCCCGGAGGGCAAGGAGAGCGGCCAGAACGAGGCCAACGTCTACGTCGTCCAGGTGAAGGACGGCAAGGTGACGATGCCGTAA
- a CDS encoding branched-chain amino acid ABC transporter permease has translation MEAHLQHLLNAVVLGGTYALLGIGLTLIFGIMRVVNFTHGELYTFGAYMAYMLAGMMGLNFFMSLAMAAVLGMALGALIEFTLLRPLKGADIDTTMLVMIGAGIAMQAGEQLVWGGVAKSVPSPFPTEPVVLGSVSVGMNRLFVLGVALLLLGGFYLLINRTKLGVAMRATFQDPDTAALMGVNRGLMYTLTFALGSGLAATAGALLGPIFVVTPTMGDLVALKAFAIVILGGLGNIPGATIGGFVLALAEEFGAGYLSSGYRDAMGFILIIAVLIVRPQGLFAMKERIG, from the coding sequence GTGGAAGCGCATCTGCAGCACCTTTTGAACGCCGTGGTCCTGGGGGGGACCTACGCGCTGCTGGGAATCGGCCTGACGCTGATCTTCGGCATCATGCGCGTGGTCAACTTCACCCATGGCGAGCTTTACACTTTCGGCGCCTACATGGCCTACATGCTGGCCGGGATGATGGGGCTGAACTTCTTCATGTCCCTGGCGATGGCCGCCGTTTTGGGCATGGCGCTGGGGGCGCTGATCGAATTCACGCTGCTGCGCCCGCTGAAGGGTGCGGACATCGACACCACCATGCTGGTGATGATCGGCGCCGGCATCGCCATGCAGGCCGGCGAGCAGCTCGTCTGGGGCGGTGTGGCGAAGTCGGTGCCCAGCCCCTTCCCGACCGAGCCGGTGGTGCTGGGGTCGGTGTCGGTGGGCATGAACCGGCTGTTCGTCCTGGGCGTGGCATTGCTGCTGCTGGGCGGCTTCTACCTGCTCATCAACCGGACCAAGCTGGGCGTGGCCATGCGCGCCACCTTCCAGGACCCGGACACGGCGGCGCTGATGGGGGTCAACCGCGGGCTGATGTACACGCTGACCTTCGCGCTCGGCTCCGGCCTCGCCGCCACGGCGGGGGCGCTGCTCGGCCCGATCTTCGTGGTCACGCCGACCATGGGCGATCTGGTGGCGCTGAAGGCCTTCGCCATCGTCATCCTGGGCGGGCTGGGCAACATCCCTGGCGCCACCATCGGCGGCTTCGTCCTGGCGCTCGCCGAGGAATTCGGCGCCGGCTACCTGTCGTCGGGCTACCGCGACGCCATGGGCTTCATCCTCATCATCGCCGTGCTGATCGTGCGGCCCCAGGGTCTCTTCGCCATGAAAGAGCGGATCGGATGA
- a CDS encoding branched-chain amino acid ABC transporter permease, which translates to MTTRLLPWLFVLVMAVGPLWLGDQYILYVLTSTGIFIIGAMSLNLLLGYTGQLSLGHIAFFGIGAYTSALLSLGFDLDLGGAEPFVLGPQPVWIAFLGGILMAALFGFLIGKLAFRVRGAYFVIVTISFAQVMRMVALNWVDLTEGPMALNNIPPLSVWLPWDGVIPLYKKEYNYLLVLAVAVVCFLVIQRLVQSRVGRALVALRENESLARSVGIDVTRYLVVATVIAAGMAGAAGGLYTHYIRIVDPDVFMFIYTVTMVIMVVTGGKGTLAGPIVGGLAFGILPEVLREVARPEVQWIIYGVAMIVVVFFLPQGIVPAVKTWVAGRRKRVAGTALGLRKETSA; encoded by the coding sequence ATGACGACGCGTCTCCTCCCCTGGCTGTTCGTTCTGGTCATGGCGGTCGGGCCGCTGTGGCTGGGCGACCAGTACATCCTCTACGTCCTGACCTCGACCGGCATCTTCATCATCGGGGCGATGAGCCTGAACCTGCTGCTCGGCTACACCGGGCAGCTCAGCCTCGGCCACATCGCCTTCTTCGGGATCGGGGCCTACACCAGCGCGCTGCTGTCGCTGGGCTTCGACCTGGATCTCGGCGGGGCGGAACCCTTCGTGCTGGGGCCGCAGCCGGTGTGGATCGCCTTCCTCGGCGGCATCCTGATGGCGGCGCTGTTCGGCTTCCTGATCGGCAAGCTCGCCTTCCGGGTGCGCGGGGCCTACTTCGTCATCGTCACCATCAGCTTCGCCCAGGTCATGCGCATGGTCGCGCTGAACTGGGTGGACCTGACCGAGGGGCCGATGGCGCTGAACAACATCCCGCCGCTGTCGGTCTGGCTGCCGTGGGACGGGGTGATCCCGCTCTACAAGAAGGAATACAATTACCTTCTGGTGCTGGCGGTCGCGGTGGTCTGCTTCCTGGTGATCCAGCGGCTGGTGCAGTCGCGGGTGGGCCGGGCGCTGGTGGCGCTGCGCGAGAACGAGTCGCTGGCGCGCTCGGTCGGGATCGACGTGACGCGCTATCTGGTCGTCGCCACGGTGATCGCGGCGGGCATGGCCGGGGCCGCGGGCGGGCTCTACACCCACTACATCCGCATCGTCGACCCGGACGTCTTCATGTTCATCTACACGGTGACCATGGTCATCATGGTGGTGACGGGCGGCAAGGGCACGCTGGCCGGACCGATCGTCGGCGGCCTCGCCTTCGGCATCCTGCCCGAGGTGCTGCGTGAAGTGGCGCGGCCCGAGGTGCAGTGGATCATCTACGGCGTCGCCATGATCGTGGTCGTCTTCTTCCTGCCGCAGGGCATCGTCCCGGCGGTGAAGACCTGGGTCGCCGGCCGCCGCAAGCGCGTCGCCGGGACGGCGCTGGGCCTGCGCAAGGAGACCTCGGCATGA
- a CDS encoding ABC transporter ATP-binding protein, with amino-acid sequence MSLALDESAAPILEVREVAVHFSGLIAIASMSFAVPEGEIVSLIGPNGAGKTTAFNVITGFLKPTGGKVLFRGTDLTRLSSNRIAGLGVVRTFQRTSIFAGCTVFDNVLTGMHRQGRAETWGALLRLASVRAETERMRAAVAEILAFVGLSHRADELAGNLAYGEQRLLGIAIALAADPKLLLLDEPAAGLNPSETEAFMGVVQRIRDRGVTILLVEHDMRMVMTISDRVVVLNHGRIIAEGPPEVIRANPDVIQAYLGQGVKHAKG; translated from the coding sequence ATGAGCCTCGCCCTCGACGAATCCGCCGCGCCAATCCTTGAGGTGCGCGAGGTTGCCGTCCACTTCAGCGGCCTGATCGCCATCGCCTCGATGAGCTTCGCCGTGCCGGAGGGGGAGATCGTCAGCCTGATCGGCCCCAACGGGGCGGGCAAGACGACGGCCTTCAACGTCATTACCGGCTTCCTGAAGCCAACCGGTGGCAAGGTGCTGTTCCGCGGCACCGACCTGACGCGCCTGTCCTCCAACCGCATCGCCGGCCTGGGCGTCGTGCGCACCTTCCAGCGCACCAGCATCTTCGCCGGCTGCACCGTCTTCGACAACGTGCTGACCGGGATGCACCGGCAGGGCCGGGCGGAGACCTGGGGGGCACTGCTGCGGCTCGCCTCGGTGCGGGCGGAGACGGAGCGGATGCGGGCGGCGGTGGCCGAGATCCTGGCCTTCGTCGGCCTGTCGCACCGCGCCGACGAGCTGGCCGGCAACCTCGCCTACGGTGAGCAGCGGCTGCTCGGCATCGCCATCGCGCTGGCCGCCGACCCCAAGCTGCTGCTGCTGGACGAGCCGGCGGCCGGGCTGAACCCGTCGGAGACGGAGGCCTTCATGGGCGTCGTCCAGCGCATCCGGGACCGCGGCGTGACCATCCTGCTGGTGGAGCACGACATGCGCATGGTGATGACCATCTCCGACCGCGTGGTGGTGCTGAACCACGGGCGCATCATCGCCGAAGGCCCGCCGGAGGTCATCCGCGCCAACCCGGACGTGATCCAGGCCTATCTGGGCCAGGGGGTGAAGCATGCTAAAGGTTGA